In Chitinophagaceae bacterium, one genomic interval encodes:
- a CDS encoding heavy-metal-associated domain-containing protein — translation MKKLLKYSAFTLFFIIMYSTSLQAQRNVAEVDIKSSVLCKTCEKIILEALAFERGVRSAEVDIENKIITVRYNERRTDIDQIREAISKVGYDADHVKADAEAYKNLPFCCKIESGVH, via the coding sequence ATGAAAAAATTATTAAAATATTCGGCTTTTACATTATTTTTTATTATTATGTACTCTACAAGTTTACAAGCGCAGAGAAATGTTGCAGAAGTAGATATAAAGAGTTCTGTATTATGCAAAACTTGTGAAAAAATTATATTAGAAGCATTGGCTTTTGAACGGGGAGTTCGTTCAGCAGAAGTTGATATTGAAAATAAAATTATTACTGTACGTTATAATGAACGCAGAACAGATATTGATCAGATTAGAGAAGCCATTTCTAAAGTCGGTTATGATGCCGACCATGTAAAGGCTGATGCTGAGGCATATAAAAATTTACCTTTTTGTTGCAAAATAGAAAGTGGTGTACACTAA
- a CDS encoding ATP-dependent Clp protease ATP-binding subunit: MEAKFSPKVKEVITYSREEALRLGHDYIGIEHLVLGLIREGECLAIRILKNLDKDLVKLRRDIENAINGKISKSVYNASSLPLTKQAEKVLKITVLEAKVMKSELIGTEHLFLSILKNKDNVAVQIMDNQSIGYDEFKEELDFLKDDFTDSMSNDPPDDDPFDEESKSRKPGGFGSSEPRKGGAKSRTPVLDNFGRDVTKLAEDDNLDPIVGRETEIERVSQILSRRKKNNPILIGEPGVGKTAIVEGLALRIVQRKVSRVLFDKRIVMLDLAALVAGTKYRGQFEERMKAIMNELEKNKDVILFIDEIHTIVGAGGATGSLDASNIFKPALARGDLQCIGASTLDEYRQYIEKDGALDRRFQKVIVDPPSPEETEHILTNIQNKYEDYHNVTYSPESIKNCVSLSNRYITDRFLPDKAIDVMDEAGARVHLKNIHVPKNIVELEAKIEDVKVEKTKVVKSQRYEEAAELRDKEKKLLEELTNAKKEWEEEAKTKKYPVSEEDIAEVIAMMTGIPVKRVAQSESAKLLHMKDDLKAEVIGQDDAIQKVTKAIQRNRVGLKDPKKPIGSFIFLGPTGVGKTELARALSRYLFDSEDSLIRIDMSEYMEKFSISRLIGAPPGYVGYEEGGQLTEKVRRKPYSVILLDEIEKAHPDVYNILLQVLDDGMLTDGLGRKVDFKNTLIIMTSNIGVRQLKDFGTGVGFTTSAQVTSTEDVSRGIIEKALKRTFAPEFLNRIDDVVIFNSLDEGHILQVIDIVLKDVYKRIESIGYKLKISDEAKKFLVRKGYDPQYGARPLHRAIQKYLEDPLAEEILHAKIKEGHVFHIEYDKKQESLIISAKATRKKTQKPSDSK; the protein is encoded by the coding sequence ATGGAAGCAAAATTTTCACCAAAGGTTAAAGAAGTAATAACCTATAGCAGGGAGGAAGCACTCAGGCTTGGTCATGACTATATTGGCATTGAGCACCTGGTGTTGGGATTAATCAGGGAAGGAGAATGCTTAGCAATAAGGATTCTGAAAAATCTTGATAAAGACTTGGTTAAACTTAGAAGAGATATAGAAAATGCAATAAACGGTAAGATATCAAAATCTGTTTATAACGCCAGCAGTTTGCCACTAACAAAGCAAGCTGAAAAAGTATTGAAAATTACGGTGCTGGAAGCAAAAGTTATGAAAAGTGAGTTGATTGGAACCGAACATTTGTTTTTATCTATTTTAAAAAATAAGGATAACGTAGCGGTACAAATTATGGATAATCAAAGTATTGGCTACGATGAATTCAAGGAGGAGTTAGATTTTCTGAAAGATGACTTTACGGATAGCATGTCTAATGATCCGCCGGATGACGATCCTTTTGATGAAGAATCAAAATCCAGAAAGCCTGGTGGGTTTGGAAGTAGTGAGCCACGTAAAGGTGGTGCTAAGTCCCGGACTCCGGTTTTAGATAATTTTGGCAGAGATGTTACCAAGTTGGCAGAAGATGACAATTTAGATCCTATTGTTGGACGGGAGACTGAAATAGAAAGAGTTTCTCAGATATTGAGTAGAAGAAAAAAGAATAATCCAATATTAATTGGTGAGCCGGGTGTTGGTAAAACGGCAATTGTCGAAGGCCTTGCACTAAGAATAGTTCAGAGAAAGGTTTCAAGAGTACTTTTTGATAAGCGAATTGTTATGCTCGATTTAGCTGCATTAGTAGCCGGAACGAAATACAGAGGACAGTTTGAAGAGCGCATGAAAGCTATCATGAATGAGTTGGAGAAAAACAAGGATGTAATTCTTTTTATAGATGAGATTCATACGATAGTAGGTGCAGGTGGAGCTACCGGTTCACTGGATGCTTCTAATATTTTCAAACCGGCTTTGGCCCGTGGAGATTTACAATGCATAGGAGCTTCAACCTTGGATGAATATCGTCAATACATAGAAAAAGATGGTGCTTTAGATCGTAGATTCCAAAAGGTTATTGTAGATCCGCCTTCTCCGGAAGAAACGGAACATATACTTACCAATATTCAAAATAAGTATGAAGATTATCATAATGTAACTTACTCTCCGGAATCGATTAAAAATTGTGTTTCATTGAGTAACCGCTACATTACCGATCGATTTTTACCGGATAAGGCTATTGATGTTATGGATGAAGCGGGTGCCAGAGTGCATCTAAAAAATATTCACGTTCCCAAGAATATTGTAGAATTGGAAGCAAAGATTGAGGACGTGAAAGTGGAAAAAACAAAAGTGGTAAAAAGTCAGCGCTATGAAGAAGCGGCAGAACTAAGAGATAAGGAGAAAAAACTGCTTGAAGAGCTCACCAATGCTAAGAAAGAATGGGAAGAAGAGGCTAAGACTAAGAAGTATCCGGTAAGTGAAGAAGATATTGCAGAAGTAATTGCAATGATGACAGGTATACCTGTTAAGCGTGTGGCTCAAAGTGAAAGTGCGAAGTTGTTGCACATGAAAGATGATTTGAAAGCTGAAGTCATCGGACAGGATGACGCTATTCAGAAAGTTACTAAAGCTATACAGCGTAACAGAGTTGGATTAAAAGATCCAAAAAAACCTATCGGTAGCTTTATTTTTCTCGGACCAACCGGTGTTGGGAAAACAGAGTTAGCCAGAGCATTATCCAGATATTTATTTGATTCAGAAGATTCTCTTATCAGAATTGATATGAGTGAGTATATGGAGAAATTTTCAATTTCAAGATTAATTGGAGCTCCTCCGGGATATGTTGGTTATGAAGAAGGCGGACAATTAACGGAAAAAGTTCGTAGAAAACCTTACTCAGTAATATTATTGGATGAAATTGAAAAAGCACACCCGGATGTTTACAATATCTTATTGCAAGTATTGGACGATGGTATGCTTACAGACGGGTTAGGTAGAAAAGTAGATTTCAAAAATACCTTGATAATTATGACTTCAAATATTGGAGTAAGACAACTTAAGGATTTTGGAACCGGTGTTGGATTTACAACATCTGCTCAGGTTACCAGTACAGAAGATGTTTCAAGAGGTATTATTGAAAAAGCCCTGAAACGGACTTTTGCACCGGAATTTTTAAATAGAATTGATGATGTAGTAATCTTTAATTCACTAGATGAAGGACACATTTTGCAAGTTATAGATATCGTTCTTAAAGATGTTTATAAGAGAATTGAGTCTATCGGCTACAAATTGAAAATTTCTGATGAAGCTAAAAAGTTTTTAGTTAGAAAAGGTTATGATCCGCAGTATGGCGCCAGACCTTTACATAGAGCAATTCAAAAATACCTGGAAGATCCTTTGGCAGAAGAAATTTTACATGCCAAAATAAAAGAAGGACATGTTTTTCATATAGAGTATGATAAAAAACAGGAAAGTCTTATCATTTCTGCCAAGGCTACGAGAAAGAAAACTCAAAAACCTTCGGATAGTAAGTAA
- a CDS encoding mechanosensitive ion channel family protein — MYMLKLKSFCLYLVFLFLSLLSLPTIAQDTLVIDRAELNTPYHTIYTHLYFLMPENYDAEIAARVFRPEDVADKDAERLAIMLKQFYDGKGYYIDMDIIPRESDYIDTATNRNRYYLFKNYDEIYVEKVGDNWYYSSRTVNEIPNLHRQVYPFGSDLLMNLIPRYGQKEFFGLQVWQHLGILLIIIIAFILHKILTLLIEFVINRLTKRYKEGKDHVKIVHRIAIPVSYLILTLVVAALVPLVQLPITTGRYIILTLNALTPLFGAIALYRGVDLVSLYFERQASKTANTLDDMLVPLLRKSLKVFVVITGVLFILQNLNFNITALLAGLSIGGLAFALAAQDMIKNFFGSLMIFADKPFQIGDWINFQGVDGMVEEVGFRSTRVRTFANTLVSVPNGRIVDMVVDNFGKRNYRRFFTTIAITYDTPPAVIQTFVDGLRKIIEKHPNTRKDFYEIHLNNLGSHSLDIMFYVFFKVPTWSLELKARHEIIMETISLAKTLGVRFAFPTETIHIEDFPEKTSSTPEYNLEEQHLKSQLAAYVQKSKLMNK, encoded by the coding sequence ATGTATATGCTGAAATTGAAATCTTTTTGTCTGTATTTAGTTTTTTTATTTCTTTCATTACTTTCATTACCAACAATTGCTCAGGACACTTTGGTTATTGACCGGGCAGAGCTAAACACTCCCTATCACACTATATATACTCATTTGTATTTCTTGATGCCCGAAAACTATGATGCTGAAATAGCTGCCAGAGTATTCAGACCGGAAGATGTGGCAGACAAGGATGCAGAGCGGCTGGCTATAATGCTGAAGCAATTCTATGACGGTAAGGGTTATTATATAGATATGGATATTATTCCCCGTGAGTCTGACTATATAGACACGGCAACCAACCGTAACCGGTATTATCTTTTTAAAAACTACGATGAAATCTATGTAGAGAAAGTAGGCGATAATTGGTATTACTCATCACGAACCGTAAATGAAATACCCAATCTACACCGCCAGGTTTATCCCTTTGGCAGCGATTTATTAATGAATCTGATTCCAAGATACGGGCAAAAAGAATTTTTCGGACTCCAGGTCTGGCAGCATTTAGGTATTTTATTGATTATAATAATCGCCTTTATTCTCCACAAAATCTTAACCTTACTTATTGAGTTTGTAATTAATAGGCTTACTAAAAGATATAAAGAAGGTAAAGATCACGTAAAAATTGTACATAGGATTGCAATACCTGTTAGCTATTTAATATTAACCCTGGTCGTCGCTGCTCTGGTTCCTCTCGTTCAATTACCTATTACAACCGGCAGATACATTATTCTAACACTAAATGCGCTCACGCCTCTCTTTGGAGCAATAGCGCTATACAGAGGAGTTGACTTAGTTTCCTTGTATTTTGAAAGACAGGCCTCAAAAACAGCAAATACCCTTGATGATATGTTGGTTCCTCTTTTGAGAAAATCACTTAAAGTATTTGTTGTAATCACAGGAGTATTATTTATTCTCCAAAATTTAAACTTTAATATTACTGCTTTACTTGCAGGACTTTCCATAGGTGGTCTTGCATTTGCATTAGCCGCTCAGGATATGATTAAGAACTTTTTCGGTTCACTAATGATTTTTGCAGATAAACCCTTTCAAATAGGTGATTGGATAAATTTTCAGGGGGTTGACGGTATGGTTGAAGAAGTGGGGTTTCGCTCTACCAGAGTCCGGACATTTGCAAACACACTAGTGAGTGTACCAAATGGCCGAATTGTTGACATGGTTGTAGATAACTTTGGAAAAAGAAATTACAGAAGGTTCTTTACAACAATTGCTATTACATATGATACCCCTCCGGCAGTTATTCAAACTTTTGTAGACGGATTGAGGAAAATAATTGAAAAACACCCGAATACACGAAAAGACTTTTATGAAATTCATTTGAATAATCTGGGAAGTCACTCTTTAGATATCATGTTTTATGTTTTCTTTAAAGTACCGACATGGTCTCTGGAGTTAAAAGCCAGACATGAAATAATAATGGAAACGATTTCTCTCGCAAAAACATTAGGTGTTCGCTTTGCCTTTCCTACAGAAACTATTCACATTGAAGATTTTCCTGAAAAGACTAGTTCTACTCCTGAATACAATCTTGAGGAGCAGCACCTTAAAAGCCAGTTAGCTGCTTATGTTCAGAAAAGTAAACTGATGAATAAATAA
- the htpG gene encoding molecular chaperone HtpG, with product MEKGKIGVQTENIFPIIKKFLYSEQEIFIRELVSNAVDASKKLKKLASLGTFKGELGDLSIEVIANPEKNELTIKDRGVGMSATEVKKYINQIAFSGAKEFVEKFQKEDDKEQLIGNFGLGFYSAFMVSSEVTILSKSFNPKAKGVKWVCDGTTEFSMEEYDKEDRGTEIILKLNDDAKEFTEKTRLQNILNRFCRFLPIPVKLEGEQINETDPIWIKQPTDLKDTDYQEFYKKIYPFSEPPLFWIHLNVDYPFNLTGILYFPKLKSNFEPSKNKIQLYSRQVFVTDHVEGVVPDFLTYLHGVIDSPDIPLNVSRSYLQGDPNVKKINNHITKKVADKLSELFKADRKAYEEKWSDIGVFVKYGIISEPKFEERAKNIVLLKNIEGAHFTTEELKTKIADIQTDKNKKLIFIYTDNPEGQHTYIEAAKKYNYEVIEVDRIIDQHFISHLERKEENVSFVRVDADTPDKLVEKEDNAESVLNKDEEEKLKKIFEDNIQEKEMNASVRSLSPEDEPVKLVKPEWERRMKEMAAQQGGMDVLGGMPDKNHLVINANHPIMGKVLVEPSAEKQKEIISYLYDLALLSQNELKGEKLSSFLKKSLNLIK from the coding sequence ATGGAAAAAGGTAAAATCGGTGTACAAACGGAAAATATATTTCCCATCATTAAGAAATTTCTATATTCAGAACAGGAAATTTTTATCAGAGAGCTGGTATCAAACGCTGTTGATGCATCAAAAAAATTAAAAAAACTTGCTTCACTGGGTACATTCAAAGGTGAGTTAGGAGATTTAAGCATTGAAGTAATTGCAAATCCTGAAAAAAATGAGTTGACCATTAAAGACCGAGGTGTGGGTATGTCTGCAACTGAAGTCAAAAAGTATATCAATCAGATAGCTTTTTCCGGTGCCAAAGAATTTGTCGAAAAGTTTCAGAAAGAAGACGATAAAGAGCAATTAATCGGAAACTTTGGATTGGGATTTTATTCTGCCTTTATGGTTTCTTCTGAAGTTACCATACTTTCAAAATCTTTTAATCCAAAAGCAAAAGGTGTAAAGTGGGTTTGCGACGGAACTACAGAGTTTAGCATGGAGGAGTATGATAAAGAAGACAGAGGTACAGAGATAATCCTGAAGTTAAATGATGATGCTAAAGAATTTACTGAGAAAACCAGATTGCAAAATATCTTAAACAGGTTTTGCCGGTTTTTACCCATTCCTGTAAAATTGGAAGGGGAGCAAATAAATGAAACTGACCCGATATGGATTAAGCAACCGACTGATTTAAAAGATACCGATTATCAGGAATTTTATAAAAAGATTTATCCTTTTTCCGAGCCTCCGCTTTTTTGGATACACCTGAATGTGGATTATCCATTTAATTTAACCGGTATATTGTATTTTCCTAAGCTGAAAAGCAATTTCGAACCATCAAAAAATAAAATTCAGCTTTACAGCAGACAAGTTTTTGTAACTGATCATGTAGAGGGAGTTGTGCCTGATTTTCTGACATACCTCCACGGTGTTATTGACTCTCCGGATATCCCATTAAATGTTTCCAGAAGTTATCTGCAGGGAGATCCGAATGTTAAAAAAATCAATAATCACATTACAAAAAAAGTCGCCGATAAACTTTCGGAATTATTCAAAGCAGACAGAAAAGCTTATGAAGAAAAATGGTCTGACATAGGAGTTTTTGTGAAGTATGGAATAATCTCTGAGCCTAAATTTGAAGAAAGAGCCAAAAACATTGTTTTACTAAAAAATATAGAAGGGGCTCACTTTACCACGGAAGAGCTTAAAACCAAAATAGCTGATATTCAAACAGACAAAAACAAGAAGCTGATTTTTATCTATACGGATAATCCGGAGGGGCAGCACACTTATATTGAGGCAGCAAAAAAATATAATTACGAAGTGATTGAAGTCGACAGAATAATCGATCAACACTTTATCAGTCATTTGGAAAGGAAAGAAGAAAATGTGTCCTTTGTCAGAGTAGATGCTGACACACCGGACAAATTAGTTGAAAAAGAAGATAATGCCGAATCAGTACTAAATAAAGACGAGGAAGAAAAGTTAAAGAAAATATTTGAAGATAACATTCAGGAAAAGGAAATGAACGCAAGTGTACGTTCGCTAAGTCCTGAAGATGAACCGGTTAAATTAGTAAAACCCGAATGGGAACGCAGAATGAAAGAAATGGCTGCACAGCAAGGTGGCATGGATGTTTTGGGTGGCATGCCTGATAAAAATCATCTGGTAATAAATGCAAATCACCCGATTATGGGAAAAGTTCTTGTAGAACCTTCTGCAGAAAAGCAAAAAGAAATAATTTCATATTTATATGATTTAGCCTTACTTTCGCAAAACGAGCTTAAAGGAGAAAAGCTTTCTTCATTTTTGAAGAAAAGTCTGAATCTTATAAAATAA
- a CDS encoding M3 family oligoendopeptidase, which translates to MKLTDKKYTRIDKAALTKEFNELLESFSNSENPEKEIEILHKINALRNTFSNTANLASIRHSINTKDAFYNDEKDFYDEFYPEYQSLEFRLNKLLLKTKNRISLEEKFGKHLFDIAETSVKCFSDKIIPLLQEENRLSTQYDKLLSGAEIEFQGKTLNLSQMTPYEMDKDRKVRKAASEAKYKFFEKNKKELDTFYDKLVKTRHKIALDLGFKNFTEVGYLRMGRTDYGPKEVAAFRKEVLDKVVPLSKWLKDKQRKRLELDKLYFYDESIHFLSGNPKPKGDPEWILKQADKMYQELSTETSEFFNFMVENDLMDVLTKDGKSPGGYCNYLPDFKFPFIFANFNGTSGDIDVMTHEAGHAFQCYESRHFDIPEYYFPTAEAAEIHSMSMEYFTWPYMDLFFEDEVLKYKFLHLEQSFNFLPYGVAVDEFQHLVYENPDATPEERNQFWKQMEEKYLPGRNYDNIPFLENGGFWQKQKHIYQVPFYYIDYTLAGVCALQFWVKDSKNHEKAWADYLDLCKRGGSLPFLKLVETAGLKSPFKEGSLAEVSEKAEKWLESVNDSEL; encoded by the coding sequence ATGAAACTTACAGATAAAAAATATACCCGAATTGATAAAGCTGCTTTAACTAAAGAATTTAATGAGCTTTTAGAGTCTTTTAGCAATTCAGAAAATCCTGAAAAAGAAATAGAAATACTGCATAAAATAAATGCACTGAGAAACACTTTCTCAAATACAGCAAACTTAGCCAGCATAAGACATTCAATTAACACAAAGGATGCTTTTTACAATGATGAAAAAGATTTTTATGATGAGTTTTACCCGGAATATCAGTCGTTGGAGTTTAGACTCAACAAGCTCTTGTTAAAGACTAAAAATAGAATATCTTTAGAAGAAAAATTCGGGAAACATTTATTTGACATAGCAGAAACCAGTGTAAAGTGTTTTTCTGATAAAATAATTCCTTTACTTCAGGAAGAAAACAGACTTAGTACACAGTATGACAAATTACTTTCAGGCGCAGAAATTGAATTTCAGGGAAAAACGCTAAACCTTTCCCAAATGACACCTTATGAAATGGATAAAGACAGAAAAGTCAGAAAAGCAGCTTCTGAAGCAAAGTATAAATTCTTTGAAAAAAATAAAAAGGAGTTAGATACATTTTATGACAAACTGGTTAAAACCCGGCATAAAATAGCCTTAGACTTAGGTTTTAAAAACTTTACGGAAGTTGGATACCTTCGTATGGGCAGAACAGACTATGGCCCAAAAGAAGTGGCTGCATTTCGCAAAGAGGTTCTGGATAAGGTCGTTCCATTGTCAAAATGGTTAAAAGACAAACAACGCAAAAGACTGGAGCTTGACAAACTGTATTTTTATGATGAAAGCATCCACTTTCTAAGTGGTAATCCAAAGCCAAAAGGGGACCCTGAATGGATTTTAAAACAGGCCGACAAAATGTATCAGGAGCTTTCAACCGAAACTTCTGAATTTTTCAATTTTATGGTTGAGAATGACTTAATGGATGTTTTAACTAAAGACGGAAAGTCTCCCGGAGGTTATTGTAACTATTTGCCGGACTTCAAATTTCCATTTATTTTCGCAAATTTCAATGGTACCTCCGGTGATATTGATGTTATGACTCATGAAGCCGGTCACGCTTTTCAATGCTACGAAAGCCGGCATTTTGACATACCGGAGTACTATTTCCCTACAGCAGAGGCAGCGGAAATCCACTCCATGAGTATGGAATATTTTACATGGCCATACATGGATTTATTTTTTGAGGATGAAGTCCTAAAGTATAAGTTTTTGCACCTTGAGCAATCTTTTAACTTCTTACCTTATGGAGTTGCTGTAGATGAATTTCAGCATTTAGTTTATGAAAATCCGGACGCTACACCTGAAGAAAGAAATCAGTTTTGGAAGCAAATGGAAGAAAAATATTTACCGGGTAGAAATTACGACAATATTCCTTTTTTAGAAAATGGCGGGTTTTGGCAAAAACAAAAACATATCTATCAGGTTCCCTTTTATTACATTGATTACACCTTGGCCGGAGTTTGCGCACTACAATTTTGGGTAAAAGATTCAAAAAATCATGAAAAAGCCTGGGCAGACTATCTGGACCTTTGTAAAAGAGGTGGCAGTTTACCTTTCTTAAAACTTGTTGAAACAGCCGGATTGAAATCCCCTTTTAAAGAAGGCAGTCTGGCAGAAGTATCGGAAAAAGCAGAAAAATGGTTGGAATCTGTCAATGATTCAGAGCTATAA
- a CDS encoding shikimate kinase, translating into MSERKKIILIGMPSIGKSYWGKQIAEAYNLKFIDLDAEIEKISGLKISDMFESFGEDYFRDKEHKILKVILLQSEKAVIATGGGTPCFFNNLDLMKDSGLVVYLKADIDFIYQNLEKAGQAKRPLLSSPDSESDGIQKLHDLFEQRRGFYEKADLQIDVTEKTLSQIIKIISAEG; encoded by the coding sequence ATGTCTGAAAGAAAAAAAATTATTTTAATTGGTATGCCTTCCATAGGTAAAAGCTATTGGGGTAAACAAATTGCAGAGGCATATAATCTGAAGTTTATTGATTTGGATGCTGAAATTGAGAAGATAAGCGGTTTGAAGATTTCCGATATGTTTGAAAGTTTTGGTGAAGATTATTTTAGAGATAAGGAACATAAGATACTTAAAGTGATTTTGTTACAAAGTGAAAAGGCAGTGATAGCAACGGGTGGGGGAACGCCTTGTTTTTTTAACAATCTGGATTTGATGAAGGATTCCGGCTTGGTTGTTTATTTAAAAGCAGATATTGACTTTATTTATCAAAATTTGGAAAAAGCCGGACAGGCTAAGCGGCCTCTTCTTTCAAGCCCGGATTCTGAAAGTGATGGAATTCAAAAGCTTCATGATTTATTTGAACAACGAAGAGGTTTTTATGAAAAGGCAGATTTACAGATAGACGTAACAGAAAAAACCCTCAGCCAAATAATAAAAATCATTTCTGCTGAGGGCTAA
- a CDS encoding RNA polymerase sigma factor RpoD/SigA codes for MRQLKITQSITNRESQSIEKYLQEIAKVDLITPEEEVELAKRIKQGDQIALERLVSANLRFVVSVAKQYQNRNLSLNDLINEGNLGLVKAAQRFDETKGFKFISYAVWWIRQSIMQALAEQSRMVRLPLNKIGALSKVHKAFAELEQKFEREPSAEEIAKMLDITVEEVNNLMSSSGNHVSVDAPFQEDESSSLLDVLSDKEGGSTDEKVSYGDSLRVETERTLSVLSDKQKEVIKLYFGIGVAHPMSLEDIGARMGLTRERVRQIKDKAIEKLRRSGNTKALKTYLGH; via the coding sequence ATGAGACAGTTAAAAATTACCCAATCAATTACGAACAGAGAAAGTCAGTCAATTGAAAAGTATTTGCAAGAAATCGCTAAAGTCGATTTAATCACACCCGAGGAAGAAGTAGAGTTAGCTAAAAGAATTAAACAAGGCGATCAGATTGCTTTGGAAAGATTAGTTAGCGCAAACTTAAGATTTGTTGTTTCCGTAGCAAAACAATATCAAAACAGAAACCTTTCATTGAATGATTTAATCAATGAAGGAAACTTAGGCTTAGTAAAAGCAGCACAACGTTTTGACGAAACAAAAGGTTTTAAGTTTATTTCTTATGCAGTATGGTGGATTCGTCAATCTATTATGCAGGCACTTGCAGAACAAAGCAGAATGGTTCGTTTACCTCTTAACAAAATCGGAGCTCTTTCTAAAGTTCATAAGGCTTTCGCCGAATTGGAACAAAAGTTTGAACGTGAACCTTCTGCTGAAGAGATAGCTAAAATGCTTGACATTACTGTTGAAGAGGTGAATAACTTAATGAGTTCATCCGGAAACCACGTTTCAGTAGATGCACCGTTTCAGGAAGACGAGAGCTCATCGCTTTTAGATGTCTTGTCTGATAAAGAAGGTGGCTCTACCGATGAAAAAGTGAGTTATGGTGATTCACTAAGGGTTGAAACAGAAAGAACTTTATCTGTATTGTCTGACAAACAAAAAGAAGTTATCAAATTGTATTTTGGTATTGGTGTTGCTCATCCAATGAGTCTTGAAGACATTGGTGCGAGAATGGGTCTTACCCGTGAAAGAGTTCGCCAAATCAAAGACAAAGCGATTGAAAAATTAAGAAGAAGCGGAAATACCAAAGCCTTAAAAACATATTTAGGCCATTAA